A window of Cryptomeria japonica chromosome 3, Sugi_1.0, whole genome shotgun sequence contains these coding sequences:
- the LOC131047865 gene encoding vacuolar iron transporter homolog 5-like, which produces MTKIDKNELEYHVKRAQWLRAAVLGANDGLVSTASLMMGVCAVKPEARTMVLSGLAGLVGGACSMAIGEFVSVCTQLDVELSQIKRDKAGDEKEKGLPNPFQAASASALAFSAGAVVPLLSGAFIEDHWVRIGVVVAASSVALVVFGAVGACFGKSAVVKASVRVLLGGWAAMLVTYGVLRLFATFGI; this is translated from the exons atcgacaaaaatgagct AGAATATCATGTGAAGAGGGCTCAGTGGCTTCGGGCGGCCGTGTTGGGAGCCAACGACGGGCTCGTCTCCACAGCATCGCTAATGATGGGTGTCTGCGCCGTCAAGCCGGAAGCCCGGACCATGGTACTCTCCGGCCTCGCAGGTCTTGTGGGTGGAGCCTGCAGCATGGCCATTGGAGAATTTGTGTCTGTTTGCACTCAGCTTGACGTTGAGCTCTCTCAGATTAAGAGGGACAAAGCTGGCGATGAAAAGGAGAAGGGGCTGCCCAATCCTTTTCAAGCGGCAAGCGCTTCGGCCCTGGCTTTCTCGGCCGGCGCAGTGGTGCCGTTGCTTTCGGGGGCATTCATTGAAGACCACTGGGTGCGCATTGGAGTTGTGGTGGCCGCATCCAGTGTGGCTCTGGTGGTGTTTGGAGCAGTCGGAGCTTGTTTTGGAAAGTCGGCGGTGGTGAAGGCATCGGTGCGGGTTCTGCTTGGAGGTTGGGCTGCCATGCTCGTAACTTATGGTGTCCTCCGCCTCTTTGCCACCTTCGGAATCTGA